In Pleurodeles waltl isolate 20211129_DDA chromosome 5, aPleWal1.hap1.20221129, whole genome shotgun sequence, one genomic interval encodes:
- the LOC138296458 gene encoding protein ripply2-like: MICNTNHNCSMKEPRLASRPVPARRSPCCHCQRPVRPSQWSEGFWRPWLFSRRDSERLQARKTQRLPCGPLPGKHGSYNHPVRLFWPKSKCSPHLYEAGEALLSSFPVQATISFYEESDSESEADSSDESHDSGIDSE; the protein is encoded by the exons ATGATTTGCAACACAAACCACAACTGCAGCATGAAAGAACCGAGGCTCGCTTCCCGCCCGGTGCCGGCCCGGAGGAGCCCCTGCTGCCACTGCCAGCGGCCTGTGCGACCCTCACAGTG GTCCGAAGGCTTCTGGAGACCTTGGCTTTTCAGCAGGAGGGACTCTGAGCGATTACAGGCCAGAAAAACACAGAGACTG CCCTGTGGTCCGCTGCCCGGAAAACATGGAAGTTACAACCACCCAGTCAG ATTGTTTTGGCCTAAATCCAAATGCTCCCCTCACTTGTATGAGGCAGGGGAAGCTCTCCTGTCAAGCTTCCCCGTTCAGGCCACCATCTCCTTCTACGAAGAGTCTGATTCAGAGAGTGAAGCTGACAGCAGCGACGAGAGCCATGATTCTGGTATCGACTCAGAATGA